The Halalkalicoccus sp. NIPERK01 genome window below encodes:
- a CDS encoding HalOD1 output domain-containing protein, which translates to MATDPRPTPTHEPRTEPTDAFRYSMSSDETACEAVCNAVATVEGCSVLDLEPIAETVDTDSLDALFSPANRDERYHLTLRYAGYEVAITGDEVSVLSVS; encoded by the coding sequence ATGGCAACAGACCCACGCCCGACACCGACCCACGAACCGCGGACCGAACCGACCGACGCCTTCCGGTACTCGATGAGCAGCGACGAGACCGCCTGCGAAGCCGTCTGTAATGCCGTCGCCACCGTCGAGGGCTGTTCGGTGCTGGATCTCGAGCCGATCGCGGAGACCGTCGATACCGACTCGCTCGACGCGCTGTTCTCGCCGGCGAACCGGGACGAACGGTACCACCTCACGCTCCGCTACGCCGGCTACGAGGTCGCCATCACCGGGGACGAGGTCAGCGTTCTGTCGGTGTCGTAG
- a CDS encoding bacterio-opsin activator domain-containing protein, with product MADPVSVLYVDPDRTTHGVGALERENPDLSVLTAESAADARARLDAGVDCVVCEYDLPEGDGIDLLAAIEAEYGLPTVLVTDRDDDSIAREAFSRGIDEYVHRPGTIQPTVLARRIERAVAGFDAVEESSAHLRALTHAASDVIVTADAAGTIRFVNEAVEDVFGYRPGELVGEPIETLAAGADAHGHVAGLRRYIDAEEGDESGHAELEGRRKDGSTIPIEVSFGRFEHAGQRFFTGIVRDVSERERLQSELGELIGRVTDAFFGLDSEWRFTYLNERADELINPEGRDLIGEDIWERFPGAVGTAFEEEYRRAMETQTPVDFEEYFPPLSAWFEVHAYPSETGLSVYFRDVTGRRRRERQLETLNTLSRELTTAETVEEVSRISIEAADETLSLPIASIKLYDPETGYLEPIGGEDSPAVGHRLFDTRHNVPWRVFVDGEPSIHDDLASEETPLRSAIILPLGDHGVLIAGDDEPGAIAASDVSIAEILAANTTSALDRVDRERALREQTDRLEEKNAALRRVHRLNEVIRGILRELTRAPTHEAVVQSVCERLADADPYRFAWIGTHDPATDEITPEAFAGVEEGYLEEVTVTADERRTGQGPAGRAFRTHEPHVQNDLYSDPPFEPWRQAALERGYRASISIPIVHRDSIYGVLNLYADEAGAFDETERSVLTELGEAIGYALAALDRQRALVSDRSIDLEFRVRDPGDPVLAFVREHGLTIEFENTVYRADGTPRVFVTIPGVDPDRVERLAGESDSIGTVTLVREQGDDRLFACTLTDSAFLFSLVDHGVFPRTLASGADGERVVVRIPGTAAVRSVIDLLDERYAEVELLAQRERDDPITTQGEFEAAFNALLTERQEEVLRAATVSGFFEWPRGITAQQLADVFGVSQPTVSRHIRAGERILFELLFDEE from the coding sequence ATGGCCGACCCCGTCTCGGTCCTCTACGTGGACCCCGACCGGACCACGCACGGCGTCGGCGCGCTCGAGCGCGAGAACCCCGATCTCTCGGTCCTGACCGCCGAATCCGCCGCTGACGCACGCGCGCGACTCGACGCCGGGGTCGACTGCGTCGTCTGCGAGTACGACCTCCCCGAGGGAGACGGGATCGACCTCCTCGCGGCGATCGAAGCCGAGTACGGCCTGCCGACGGTCCTCGTCACGGACCGCGACGACGATTCCATCGCGCGCGAGGCGTTCTCGCGGGGGATCGACGAGTACGTCCACCGGCCGGGAACGATCCAGCCGACGGTGTTGGCCCGCCGGATCGAGCGGGCCGTCGCCGGCTTCGACGCGGTCGAGGAGTCGAGCGCCCACCTCCGGGCGCTGACGCACGCCGCCTCGGACGTGATCGTCACGGCCGACGCCGCCGGCACGATCCGGTTCGTCAACGAGGCCGTCGAGGACGTCTTCGGCTACCGACCGGGGGAACTGGTCGGCGAGCCGATCGAAACCCTCGCGGCCGGGGCCGACGCCCACGGGCACGTCGCCGGCCTCAGGCGGTACATCGACGCCGAGGAGGGCGACGAGTCCGGACACGCCGAGCTAGAGGGGCGTCGAAAGGACGGGTCGACGATCCCGATCGAGGTCTCGTTCGGGCGGTTCGAACACGCCGGCCAACGCTTTTTCACCGGGATCGTCCGCGACGTCTCCGAGCGCGAACGCCTCCAGTCAGAACTGGGCGAGTTGATCGGCCGGGTCACCGACGCCTTCTTCGGCCTCGACTCGGAGTGGCGATTCACCTACCTGAACGAGCGGGCGGACGAACTCATCAACCCCGAGGGACGGGACCTGATCGGCGAGGACATCTGGGAGCGGTTCCCCGGGGCCGTCGGGACCGCCTTCGAGGAGGAGTACCGCCGCGCGATGGAGACCCAGACGCCGGTCGACTTCGAGGAGTACTTCCCGCCGCTGTCGGCGTGGTTCGAGGTCCACGCGTACCCCTCGGAGACGGGGCTCTCGGTCTACTTCCGTGACGTCACCGGCCGCAGGCGGCGCGAGCGCCAACTCGAGACGCTCAACACGCTCTCGCGGGAGCTGACGACGGCCGAGACGGTCGAGGAGGTCAGCCGCATCTCGATCGAGGCGGCCGACGAGACGCTCTCGCTCCCGATCGCGTCGATCAAGCTCTACGACCCGGAGACGGGCTATCTCGAACCCATCGGCGGCGAGGACTCGCCCGCCGTCGGTCACCGGCTGTTCGACACCCGGCACAACGTCCCGTGGCGCGTCTTCGTCGACGGCGAGCCGTCGATCCACGACGACCTCGCGAGCGAGGAGACGCCGCTTCGCAGCGCGATCATCCTCCCGCTCGGGGACCACGGCGTCCTCATCGCCGGCGACGACGAACCCGGCGCGATCGCCGCGTCGGACGTCTCGATCGCGGAGATCCTCGCCGCGAACACGACCTCCGCGCTGGACCGGGTCGACCGCGAGCGGGCGCTGCGCGAGCAGACCGACCGTCTGGAGGAGAAGAACGCGGCCCTCAGGCGCGTCCATCGGCTCAACGAGGTCATCCGGGGGATCCTCCGGGAGCTGACGCGGGCCCCGACGCACGAGGCGGTCGTCCAGTCGGTCTGTGAACGGCTGGCCGACGCCGACCCGTACCGGTTCGCGTGGATCGGGACCCACGACCCGGCCACCGACGAGATCACGCCCGAGGCGTTCGCCGGCGTCGAGGAGGGCTACCTCGAGGAGGTCACGGTGACGGCCGACGAGCGCCGGACCGGGCAGGGACCGGCCGGCCGGGCGTTTCGCACCCACGAACCCCACGTCCAGAACGATCTCTACTCGGACCCGCCGTTCGAGCCGTGGCGACAGGCCGCCCTCGAACGGGGCTACCGGGCGAGCATCTCGATCCCGATCGTCCACCGGGACTCGATCTACGGCGTGTTGAACCTCTACGCCGACGAGGCGGGCGCCTTCGACGAGACCGAGCGGAGCGTCCTCACGGAACTCGGCGAGGCGATCGGTTACGCGTTGGCCGCGCTCGACCGCCAGCGGGCGTTGGTCAGCGACCGCTCGATCGACCTCGAGTTCCGGGTTCGCGACCCCGGGGACCCGGTCCTCGCGTTCGTCCGGGAGCACGGCCTCACGATCGAGTTCGAGAACACCGTCTACCGGGCCGACGGCACGCCGCGGGTGTTCGTCACGATCCCCGGCGTCGATCCCGACCGGGTCGAACGACTCGCCGGGGAGAGCGACTCGATCGGGACGGTGACGCTCGTCCGCGAACAGGGCGACGACCGCCTCTTTGCGTGTACGCTGACCGACTCGGCGTTTTTGTTTTCGCTGGTCGATCACGGCGTGTTCCCACGCACGCTCGCGTCGGGGGCCGACGGCGAGCGGGTCGTCGTTCGGATCCCCGGAACGGCCGCCGTCCGCTCGGTGATCGACCTCCTCGACGAGCGCTACGCGGAGGTCGAACTGCTCGCCCAGCGCGAGCGCGACGACCCGATCACGACCCAGGGGGAGTTCGAGGCCGCGTTCAACGCGCTGTTGACCGAGCGCCAGGAGGAGGTCCTCCGGGCGGCCACCGTCAGCGGCTTCTTCGAGTGGCCCCGGGGGATCACCGCCCAGCAACTCGCCGACGTCTTCGGCGTCTCCCAGCCGACGGTGAGCCGTCACATCCGGGCGGGCGAACGTATCCTGTTCGAACTGCTGTTCGACGAGGAATAG
- a CDS encoding CARDB domain-containing protein encodes MDERDTDGSAIGRRRVLVGTALACGLAGCTDRGGDGGDGESDEGGESDPRPPMAVIEASVSATTVTTDETLEVSATIENRGDREGTFHAELRMDDVIVDTEAVTVAPGAEERVTFSGKFADAGEYAVSVNGEPAGTVVVELPPPEFEVRETAVDRTTVPIGEGIEVTATVANVGGRAGTFTAELRVDGLSVATREVRIEAGTEESVTLAHEFTGPGEYEVGLNEVAVGTVRVAPPAAFEVTATAVDRRLIAVGERVEVTATVTNVGNLEGRDAIELERDGEVIERREETLAPTETVTVHFPVGFAEPGAYELSVNGVGVETVYVRECSIAVSETVTVESRSAKTYEFDLKENVDVAIAATTREGVDPTLTVVGPSGDPLIEGTTDSAVRGTVTTREAGRHEVRLDNDAFLPWQSGTWAVEIEICTW; translated from the coding sequence ATGGACGAACGGGACACGGACGGAAGCGCCATCGGCCGGAGACGCGTCCTCGTGGGGACGGCGCTGGCTTGTGGACTGGCCGGCTGTACGGACCGCGGGGGCGACGGCGGTGACGGCGAGAGCGACGAGGGAGGCGAGAGCGACCCGCGGCCCCCGATGGCCGTGATCGAGGCGTCGGTCAGCGCGACGACGGTGACCACCGACGAGACCCTCGAGGTGTCGGCGACGATCGAGAACCGGGGCGACCGGGAGGGGACCTTCCACGCGGAACTCCGGATGGACGACGTGATCGTCGACACCGAGGCGGTGACGGTCGCTCCCGGAGCGGAGGAGCGGGTGACGTTCTCGGGGAAGTTCGCCGACGCCGGCGAGTACGCGGTGAGCGTCAACGGCGAACCCGCGGGGACCGTCGTCGTCGAACTCCCGCCCCCCGAGTTCGAGGTACGGGAGACCGCGGTCGACCGGACGACCGTCCCCATCGGCGAGGGGATCGAGGTGACGGCGACGGTCGCGAACGTCGGCGGGCGGGCGGGGACGTTCACCGCCGAACTCCGGGTCGACGGCCTGAGCGTCGCGACCCGCGAGGTTCGAATCGAGGCCGGAACCGAGGAGAGCGTGACGCTCGCCCACGAGTTCACCGGCCCCGGCGAGTACGAGGTGGGCCTCAACGAGGTGGCGGTCGGGACCGTCCGGGTCGCCCCGCCCGCGGCGTTCGAGGTCACGGCCACCGCGGTCGACCGGCGGCTGATCGCGGTCGGCGAGCGCGTCGAGGTGACGGCGACCGTGACGAACGTCGGCAACCTCGAAGGGAGGGACGCCATCGAACTCGAACGCGACGGGGAGGTGATCGAACGCCGCGAGGAGACGCTCGCGCCGACGGAGACGGTGACGGTACACTTCCCGGTCGGCTTCGCGGAACCGGGTGCCTACGAACTGAGCGTCAACGGGGTCGGCGTCGAGACGGTGTACGTCCGGGAGTGTTCGATCGCCGTCTCCGAGACGGTCACGGTCGAGAGCCGCTCGGCAAAGACCTACGAGTTCGACCTGAAGGAGAACGTCGACGTCGCGATCGCGGCGACCACGCGCGAGGGCGTCGATCCGACCCTCACGGTCGTCGGTCCGTCGGGCGACCCGCTGATCGAGGGGACGACCGACAGCGCCGTCCGGGGGACGGTCACGACCCGAGAGGCGGGCCGCCACGAGGTCCGACTCGACAACGACGCCTTCCTCCCGTGGCAGTCCGGGACGTGGGCCGTCGAGATCGAGATCTGCACGTGGTGA
- a CDS encoding multicopper oxidase domain-containing protein, whose translation MNDNPPEKRNPPVDSEEHPFEQPHTSRRNFMIGAGTAATMMGGGYAAQEHLRQAMRDEPAKGGKVRHFDVHAIEVDIVYNAFGVHQPNGTMYVLKENKEAVRKASGEIPGRAFDDIEDTHDIDHPAHRECDGDHDHDEDCDCHEKREKKKPSKVDTSVIQPLTIRANVGDIIEIEFHNDLDRRASIHQTALPYDVQDSDGMSVGFNEDTTVAPGDSITYRWFASNAGSHFFYDGANQAYDSADEPPQRANLLSRSLFGAAVVYEQGVTWTDPKTGGELNSGVRADIHDPEVLETSYREFVTFYHTPEGIEPEIDFPDSDTPQTTHAINYRSDQTGVRIEDRCPDCDLEEFFYNSWTNGDPGGGDNVYETYKGDPIKFTIVGASVEENHVHHLHQHRWKEIPPRTDADTIDAQTVGLGATYEAYFIAGHGDVEGATTVRPEMTFEEAFEVGAGYVHGSAGDTLFHCHLFPHYGEGMWGIMRIHDKEQKDLEPLPNTGDLVPPDGVGFPEFIPGEQGFRPPERPDDREPTPTEEEVLDGVFPVAPYADPCVDKDAPKREYTIVALNTDIVYNDAGEHDPEGVVYVLEKHADLVRKGKMNPEPLFIRANVGDCIELTLKNETERSISIHTHFVGFDLLGSDSLATGYNYDQQTPANEERTYRWYADEEGPIFFHDHISGIDDVMHGSFAGLIVEPKGSVWRDPYTGEKIEAGAQAIIEQPDGEDYREQCLHYHDFAQLRDRDGDFITNQIQHNENQGTMAINYRNSPYYNRNDPDPAYVHSSAVHGDPETPVLETYPEDTIKIRLFQGAYEEQHDFFHHMHRFDARNLNPEFSVSQVIGTSEVFTFEMDLAEQEEFEMLHNPDGLPVHDHLFGSAVDDDLWTGMWGMHRVFDAKVDHLQPLPDQGAPDERITKEELREMGHWAGFTDRWKDLGQLWRLVYPEDADREFPADKRFRRNENVGEIPPKAPEPGQPCAKDAPVRTYKVTAFNLDIEFNEYGDHDPHGIVFALDEHVEDIKCGRRPPTPLVLRANEGECIEVELTNDLDEFDEDHDHPQMRIIRDWDRSKRISLHPQQITYDINGSDGATVGFNFDQTIEPGDSITYRWFADELLDNCVLWDMADVRSNRHHGAFGSLVISPAGTEWLSPRTAEPLSDASDGTPAASLPEAMVKMPGNADGGATGAQAGVTDIQPTSDFREFTLSFSTGRYIINREDPDSCVVPVNPDDPEQDPDAPCNQIGDAEDQGFGAINNRAEPFVRRFQRNSDEQHLVYNSEVHGDPATPVLNAFKGDPVAFQVQTSTGKSRGLRFHLSDHQWPRFVGPERNPPGELLSNPPVEGSPTIGVDDRFGVGLGLRLDMLGGAGGLAGSTGDFIYQETLQRRLLEAGLWGIFRVRKEPREFADRCHPLPDRSDQVPIEERPGWIVGRTDMTDSAGEDTVIIVPDSDMGPAGSMALHCFADPLEDASIPDLANPDVQVVLHADEENGRLNATVHQPSDMAPEGVVELLSDTTIEVVSAGISEPVEAVEEGVDADEDPDEVDVDDPLAEPVIPPLDGEQLDGFAGAELMVTTPAIDEPANFGTLIQSVSTDEGTTTLEWSDGSTTTFTNGE comes from the coding sequence ATGAACGACAACCCACCAGAAAAACGGAATCCACCTGTCGATTCCGAGGAACACCCGTTCGAGCAACCGCACACCTCGCGGCGGAACTTCATGATCGGTGCCGGGACGGCCGCGACCATGATGGGCGGCGGGTACGCCGCTCAAGAACACCTGCGCCAGGCGATGCGCGACGAACCGGCGAAGGGCGGCAAGGTGCGGCACTTCGACGTCCACGCGATCGAGGTCGACATCGTCTACAACGCCTTCGGCGTCCACCAGCCAAACGGCACGATGTACGTCTTAAAGGAGAACAAGGAAGCCGTCCGGAAGGCCTCCGGCGAGATCCCGGGGCGCGCGTTCGACGACATCGAGGACACTCACGACATCGACCACCCCGCCCATCGGGAGTGTGACGGGGATCACGACCACGACGAGGACTGCGACTGCCACGAGAAGCGCGAGAAGAAGAAGCCGAGCAAGGTCGACACGTCGGTGATCCAGCCGCTCACGATCCGCGCGAACGTGGGCGACATAATCGAGATCGAGTTCCACAACGACCTCGACCGGCGCGCGTCGATCCACCAGACCGCCCTGCCCTACGACGTCCAGGACTCGGACGGCATGTCGGTCGGGTTCAACGAGGACACGACCGTTGCGCCGGGTGACTCGATCACCTATCGCTGGTTCGCGAGCAACGCGGGCTCGCACTTCTTCTACGACGGCGCCAACCAGGCCTACGACAGCGCCGACGAGCCACCCCAGCGGGCGAACCTGCTGAGCCGGTCGCTGTTCGGCGCGGCCGTCGTCTACGAGCAGGGCGTCACATGGACCGACCCGAAGACGGGCGGTGAACTGAACAGCGGCGTGCGCGCGGACATCCACGACCCCGAGGTGCTCGAGACGAGCTACCGGGAGTTCGTGACCTTCTATCACACCCCCGAAGGGATCGAACCCGAGATCGACTTCCCGGACAGCGACACCCCGCAGACGACCCACGCGATCAACTACCGCTCCGACCAGACCGGTGTCCGCATCGAGGATCGCTGTCCCGACTGCGACCTCGAGGAGTTCTTCTACAACTCGTGGACGAACGGCGACCCCGGCGGCGGCGACAACGTCTACGAGACGTACAAGGGCGACCCGATCAAGTTCACCATCGTCGGGGCCTCCGTCGAGGAAAATCACGTCCACCACCTCCACCAGCACCGCTGGAAGGAGATCCCGCCGCGGACCGACGCGGACACGATCGACGCCCAGACGGTGGGGTTGGGCGCCACCTACGAGGCGTACTTCATTGCCGGCCACGGCGACGTCGAAGGTGCGACCACGGTCCGTCCCGAGATGACGTTCGAGGAGGCGTTCGAGGTCGGTGCCGGGTACGTCCACGGGAGCGCGGGAGACACGCTCTTTCACTGTCACCTCTTCCCGCACTACGGCGAGGGGATGTGGGGGATCATGCGCATCCACGACAAGGAACAGAAGGACCTCGAGCCCCTGCCGAACACCGGCGACCTCGTTCCGCCCGACGGCGTCGGGTTCCCCGAGTTCATCCCCGGCGAGCAGGGCTTCAGGCCGCCCGAGCGTCCCGACGACCGCGAGCCGACGCCCACCGAGGAGGAGGTCCTCGACGGGGTGTTCCCGGTCGCGCCGTACGCCGACCCGTGTGTCGACAAAGACGCGCCCAAGCGCGAGTACACCATCGTCGCCCTCAACACCGACATCGTCTACAACGACGCCGGCGAACACGATCCTGAAGGGGTTGTCTACGTCCTCGAGAAGCACGCCGACCTCGTCCGGAAGGGGAAGATGAACCCCGAGCCGCTGTTCATCCGCGCGAACGTCGGCGACTGCATCGAGTTGACCCTCAAAAACGAGACCGAGCGGTCGATCTCCATCCACACCCACTTCGTCGGGTTCGACCTGCTCGGCTCGGACTCGCTGGCGACCGGATACAACTACGATCAGCAGACCCCCGCCAACGAGGAACGCACCTACCGGTGGTACGCCGACGAGGAGGGACCGATCTTCTTCCACGACCACATCTCGGGCATCGACGACGTGATGCACGGTTCGTTCGCTGGACTGATCGTCGAACCGAAGGGCTCGGTCTGGCGCGACCCCTACACCGGCGAGAAGATCGAGGCCGGCGCGCAGGCGATCATCGAACAACCGGATGGAGAGGACTACCGCGAGCAGTGTCTCCACTACCACGACTTCGCCCAACTCCGTGACCGGGACGGCGACTTCATCACCAACCAGATCCAGCACAACGAGAACCAGGGGACGATGGCGATCAACTACCGCAACTCCCCGTACTACAACCGCAACGACCCAGACCCGGCGTACGTCCACAGTTCCGCGGTCCACGGCGACCCCGAGACGCCCGTCCTCGAGACGTACCCCGAGGACACGATCAAGATCCGGCTGTTCCAGGGCGCCTACGAGGAACAGCACGACTTCTTCCACCACATGCACCGGTTCGACGCGCGGAACCTGAACCCGGAGTTCAGCGTCTCGCAGGTCATTGGCACCTCCGAGGTGTTCACCTTCGAGATGGATCTGGCCGAGCAGGAGGAGTTCGAGATGCTGCACAACCCGGACGGGCTTCCGGTCCACGACCACCTCTTCGGGTCGGCCGTCGACGACGACCTCTGGACGGGGATGTGGGGGATGCACCGCGTCTTCGACGCGAAGGTCGACCACCTGCAACCGCTCCCCGATCAGGGTGCGCCCGACGAGCGGATCACCAAAGAGGAACTCCGCGAAATGGGCCACTGGGCCGGCTTCACCGACCGCTGGAAGGATCTCGGCCAGCTCTGGCGGCTGGTCTACCCCGAGGACGCCGACCGAGAGTTCCCGGCGGACAAACGGTTCCGGCGGAACGAGAACGTCGGCGAGATCCCCCCGAAGGCGCCCGAGCCGGGCCAGCCGTGTGCGAAGGACGCACCCGTCCGCACGTACAAGGTCACGGCGTTCAACCTGGACATCGAGTTCAACGAGTACGGCGATCACGACCCCCACGGGATCGTGTTCGCGCTCGACGAGCACGTCGAGGACATCAAGTGCGGGCGACGGCCGCCGACACCACTTGTCTTGCGGGCGAACGAGGGCGAGTGCATCGAGGTCGAACTCACAAACGACCTCGACGAGTTCGACGAGGACCACGACCACCCGCAGATGCGGATCATCCGGGACTGGGACCGCTCGAAGCGCATCTCGCTGCACCCCCAGCAGATCACCTACGACATCAACGGCTCGGACGGCGCGACCGTCGGGTTCAACTTCGACCAGACGATCGAACCCGGCGACTCGATCACCTACCGGTGGTTCGCCGACGAACTGCTCGACAACTGCGTGCTGTGGGACATGGCGGACGTCCGGAGCAACCGCCACCACGGCGCGTTCGGCTCGCTCGTTATCAGCCCCGCGGGGACCGAGTGGCTCTCGCCGCGCACGGCCGAACCGCTCTCGGACGCCTCTGATGGCACGCCGGCGGCGTCTCTGCCCGAGGCGATGGTCAAGATGCCCGGGAACGCCGACGGCGGGGCCACAGGGGCTCAGGCTGGAGTTACCGACATTCAGCCGACGTCGGACTTCCGCGAGTTCACCCTCTCGTTCAGCACCGGGCGGTACATCATCAACCGCGAGGACCCCGATAGCTGCGTCGTCCCGGTCAATCCGGACGATCCCGAACAGGACCCCGACGCGCCGTGCAACCAGATCGGCGACGCGGAGGACCAGGGCTTCGGCGCGATCAACAACCGCGCGGAGCCGTTCGTCCGGCGCTTCCAGCGCAACAGCGACGAACAGCACCTCGTCTATAACTCCGAGGTCCACGGCGACCCCGCGACGCCCGTGTTGAACGCGTTCAAAGGGGATCCGGTCGCGTTCCAGGTCCAGACCTCCACCGGGAAGTCCCGCGGCCTCCGGTTCCACCTCTCGGATCACCAGTGGCCGCGGTTCGTCGGCCCGGAGCGGAACCCGCCGGGCGAACTGCTGTCGAACCCCCCCGTCGAGGGGTCGCCGACCATCGGCGTCGACGACCGCTTCGGCGTCGGACTCGGCCTCCGGCTCGACATGCTCGGCGGGGCGGGCGGCCTCGCGGGGAGCACCGGCGACTTCATCTACCAGGAGACGCTCCAGCGCCGCCTGCTCGAAGCCGGCCTGTGGGGGATCTTCCGGGTCCGAAAGGAACCGCGCGAGTTCGCCGACCGGTGTCACCCGCTGCCCGACCGCTCCGATCAGGTGCCCATCGAGGAGCGCCCCGGCTGGATCGTCGGCCGGACGGACATGACCGACTCCGCGGGCGAGGACACCGTGATCATCGTCCCGGACAGCGACATGGGGCCGGCCGGATCGATGGCGCTACACTGCTTTGCCGACCCGCTCGAAGACGCGTCGATCCCCGACCTCGCAAACCCCGACGTGCAGGTCGTCCTCCACGCCGACGAGGAGAACGGCCGGCTCAACGCGACGGTCCACCAGCCCAGCGACATGGCGCCCGAAGGGGTGGTCGAGCTGCTGAGCGACACGACGATCGAGGTCGTCAGCGCCGGGATCAGCGAACCCGTCGAGGCCGTCGAGGAGGGCGTCGACGCGGACGAGGACCCCGACGAGGTCGACGTCGACGATCCCCTCGCCGAACCGGTGATCCCGCCGCTCGACGGGGAGCAACTGGACGGCTTTGCGGGGGCCGAGTTGATGGTCACCACCCCGGCGATCGACGAACCCGCGAACTTCGGAACGCTGATCCAGTCGGTGTCGACCGACGAGGGGACGACCACCCTCGAGTGGTCAGACGGGTCGACCACGACGTTCACGAACGGCGAGTAG
- a CDS encoding transcription initiation factor IIB, producing the protein MKNTIRQSERETESERSTRQSNERACAECGSEDLVKSSDQGELVCEDCGLIVEKSNIDRGPEWRAFNHSERQSKSRVGAPTTQTMHDKGLTTQIDWKDKDAYGRSISSKKRSQMHRLRKWQERIRTKDAGERNLQFALSEIDRMASALGVPRSVREVASVIYRRALKEDLIRGRSIEGVATGCLYAACRQEGIPRSLSEVAEVSRVERKEIGRTYRYVSQELGLEMRPVDPKKYVPRFCSELGLNEEVQAKTNEIIDTTAEEGLLSGKSPTGYAAAAIYAASLLCNEKKTQREVADVAQVTEVTIRNRYQEQIEAMNIE; encoded by the coding sequence GTGAAAAACACGATCCGCCAGTCCGAACGCGAGACCGAATCGGAACGATCGACGCGGCAATCGAACGAGCGGGCGTGTGCGGAATGCGGATCGGAAGACCTCGTCAAGAGTTCCGATCAGGGCGAACTCGTCTGCGAGGACTGTGGCCTGATCGTCGAGAAGTCGAACATCGATCGGGGACCCGAGTGGCGGGCGTTCAACCACTCGGAACGCCAGAGCAAATCCCGGGTGGGCGCGCCGACCACCCAGACGATGCACGACAAGGGGCTCACCACCCAGATCGACTGGAAGGACAAGGACGCCTACGGTCGATCCATCTCCTCGAAGAAGCGCAGCCAGATGCACCGCCTGCGCAAGTGGCAGGAGCGCATCCGGACGAAGGACGCCGGCGAGCGCAACCTCCAGTTCGCGCTCAGCGAGATCGACCGCATGGCCTCGGCGCTCGGTGTTCCCCGCTCGGTCCGAGAGGTCGCCTCGGTGATCTACCGGCGTGCGCTCAAGGAGGACCTCATCCGCGGGCGCTCGATCGAGGGCGTCGCGACCGGCTGTCTCTACGCCGCCTGCCGCCAGGAGGGCATCCCGCGGAGCCTCTCGGAGGTCGCCGAGGTCTCGCGGGTCGAGCGAAAGGAGATCGGCCGGACCTACCGGTACGTCTCCCAGGAACTCGGCCTCGAGATGCGCCCGGTCGACCCCAAGAAGTACGTTCCTCGATTCTGCTCCGAACTGGGGCTGAACGAGGAGGTGCAGGCCAAGACCAACGAGATCATCGACACGACCGCCGAGGAGGGCCTGCTCTCGGGCAAATCACCCACGGGCTATGCGGCGGCGGCCATTTACGCCGCGTCGCTGCTGTGCAACGAGAAGAAGACCCAGCGCGAGGTCGCGGACGTCGCGCAGGTGACGGAAGTCACCATCCGGAACCGGTATCAAGAACAGATCGAGGCGATGAACATCGAGTAA
- a CDS encoding haloacid dehalogenase type II produces MTTIATDTIREEATVLAFDLWDTLLDRESTLVPALGDLLDSHGSDYDPEILLRRYLAMHFRDSMIDSLIPGPHTPFKEISRRALAYRLEQLGLDVPDDDVRDVIRRWKDLRPYPDVDDALARLGEDYCLVGLSNGDPDMLEAVRPNFESELDGVISVAEAGAYKPHRASYDLCCERFDVAPHEVVFVTAHTFDLVGAKAVGMRGAFLNRHDNPFGGWIHQPDVIVEDAGTLADALC; encoded by the coding sequence ATGACGACGATCGCCACGGACACGATCCGCGAGGAGGCGACGGTGCTCGCGTTCGACCTCTGGGACACGCTGCTGGACCGCGAGTCGACGCTCGTCCCCGCGCTCGGGGACCTGCTCGACTCCCACGGGAGCGACTACGACCCCGAGATCCTCCTGCGGCGGTACCTGGCGATGCACTTCCGGGACTCGATGATCGACTCGCTGATCCCCGGCCCCCACACCCCGTTCAAGGAGATCAGCCGGCGCGCGCTCGCCTACCGCCTCGAGCAGCTCGGATTGGACGTGCCCGACGACGACGTTCGAGACGTCATCCGGCGGTGGAAGGACCTCCGGCCGTACCCCGACGTCGACGACGCGCTGGCGCGCCTCGGCGAGGACTATTGCTTAGTAGGGCTCTCCAACGGGGACCCCGACATGCTCGAGGCGGTCCGCCCGAACTTCGAGAGCGAGTTGGACGGGGTGATCTCGGTCGCGGAGGCCGGCGCGTACAAACCCCACCGGGCGTCGTACGACCTGTGTTGCGAGCGCTTCGACGTCGCCCCCCACGAGGTGGTGTTCGTGACGGCCCACACGTTCGACCTGGTGGGCGCGAAGGCGGTCGGCATGCGCGGGGCCTTTCTCAACCGCCACGACAACCCCTTCGGCGGCTGGATCCACCAGCCCGATGTGATCGTCGAGGACGCGGGGACGCTGGCCGACGCGCTGTGCTGA